From a region of the Methylocystis hirsuta genome:
- a CDS encoding Ig domain-containing protein, with amino-acid sequence MAVTMTPTSLGVLTKGVAISNVTLVGAGGTGPYTYAVQSGALPAGLALNAGVISGTPTTLGPYSFTIRATDNVAVTGDQAFAGVVEDPISISPTTLGALTQGSAMTPVDMTPAGGVGVHVFSIIEGHLPAGLFLDQATGEITGTPIVPGPYFFRVIVEDVNGSLGYRTFTGTIAESASSYFNGFDPADGNMASVTVKQHLSGDPQSGRMGVSVGGFTTTVLGGSTASIHQSEVDILKRGKVIN; translated from the coding sequence ATGGCTGTTACGATGACGCCGACTTCGCTCGGCGTTCTGACGAAGGGTGTGGCGATCTCGAACGTCACGCTTGTTGGCGCGGGGGGCACCGGGCCTTACACGTATGCTGTTCAAAGCGGCGCGCTGCCTGCGGGTTTGGCGCTGAATGCTGGCGTGATTTCTGGCACCCCGACGACGCTCGGCCCCTACTCGTTCACGATCCGCGCAACGGATAACGTCGCGGTGACCGGCGATCAGGCTTTTGCCGGCGTTGTTGAAGACCCGATCTCGATCTCGCCGACGACGCTTGGCGCCCTGACCCAGGGTTCGGCGATGACGCCGGTCGACATGACGCCTGCGGGCGGCGTCGGCGTGCATGTGTTCTCGATTATCGAGGGTCATCTGCCGGCCGGTCTGTTTCTCGATCAGGCTACCGGAGAGATCACCGGCACGCCAATTGTTCCTGGACCGTATTTCTTCCGTGTCATCGTCGAGGATGTGAACGGGTCTCTTGGCTATCGCACCTTCACAGGCACGATCGCCGAGTCCGCTTCGTCTTACTTCAACGGCTTCGATCCGGCGGACGGCAACATGGCTTCCGTCACTGTCAAGCAACACTTGTCCGGCGATCCACAATCCGGTCGCATGGGTGTGAGTGTCGGCGGATTCACCACGACGGTGCTCGGCGGCTCAACGGCCTCCATCCACCAGTCGGAAGTCGACATCCTGAAACGAGGAAAGGTCATCAACTAA
- a CDS encoding metallophosphoesterase family protein, which yields MTIEELIARRLEDSDRSMRADDARQIIPVKVNLNGPFGLFVMGDPHIDDQGCNFRLLKNHVELIKPHPHVVVGHIGDITNNWVGRLARLYADQSTTAREAWLLAEWLLNEIEPLFCILGNHDMWSGHGNPIDWILRHSPGVTEAHGVRLALRQPCGAETRVHARHNFKGTSIYNELHGLKREVLMGLRDHVLIAGHHHVGGDQGTVAPDGLVSQIVRVSGYKQADHYAKELGLKSAHIHASALIIIDPTEPDTSRGRAFCAPTVEKGLLILDALRRAYERSTE from the coding sequence TTGACGATCGAGGAATTGATCGCACGCAGGCTCGAAGATTCGGATCGCTCGATGCGCGCCGACGATGCACGACAAATCATTCCTGTAAAGGTCAATCTCAACGGCCCGTTTGGGTTGTTCGTCATGGGCGACCCCCACATTGACGACCAAGGCTGCAATTTTCGCCTGCTGAAAAATCACGTCGAGTTGATCAAGCCCCACCCGCATGTCGTGGTGGGGCATATCGGCGATATTACAAACAATTGGGTTGGCAGGCTGGCGCGGCTTTATGCGGATCAGTCGACGACGGCGCGCGAGGCTTGGCTGCTTGCCGAATGGCTGCTCAATGAGATCGAGCCGCTGTTCTGCATTCTCGGCAATCACGACATGTGGTCGGGGCATGGCAATCCGATTGATTGGATTTTGCGGCACTCGCCAGGAGTGACAGAGGCGCACGGCGTTCGTCTTGCGCTGCGACAACCGTGCGGCGCGGAGACACGTGTTCACGCGCGACACAACTTCAAAGGCACCTCCATCTACAACGAGCTTCATGGCTTGAAGCGCGAGGTGCTGATGGGCTTGCGTGATCACGTTTTGATTGCCGGGCACCATCACGTAGGCGGCGATCAAGGCACGGTTGCGCCGGACGGCTTAGTTTCGCAGATCGTTCGCGTGAGCGGATACAAGCAGGCCGATCATTACGCCAAGGAACTCGGCTTAAAGTCAGCCCACATCCATGCATCGGCGCTGATCATTATCGATCCAACGGAGCCCGATACAAGTCGGGGGCGCGCATTCTGTGCGCCAACGGTTGAGAAGGGTTTGCTGATATTGGACGCGTTGCGACGCGCATATGAGAGGTCGACAGAATGA
- a CDS encoding head decoration protein has product MSAPYTASFRTVDAFVSNQLFLGGKHPIFMDVILEGGQDLPAGAVLGRVSATDKFKLTASAAGDGSQNAIAILSQPVKTYDVDGVTPKDTPFRVVVEGYVNPSALTFGAGHTWASTKDSLRQAGIYGTLPVYSGG; this is encoded by the coding sequence ATGTCTGCTCCTTATACGGCGTCGTTCCGCACGGTCGACGCCTTTGTTTCGAATCAGTTGTTCCTTGGCGGCAAGCACCCGATTTTCATGGATGTGATCCTTGAAGGCGGCCAGGATTTGCCGGCGGGCGCTGTTCTTGGTCGCGTGTCGGCCACCGACAAATTCAAGCTGACGGCATCGGCGGCGGGCGACGGGTCGCAGAACGCGATTGCGATCCTGTCGCAGCCCGTCAAGACTTACGATGTCGATGGCGTGACGCCGAAGGACACCCCTTTTCGGGTTGTTGTCGAAGGCTACGTCAACCCGTCCGCTCTTACGTTCGGCGCAGGGCACACCTGGGCGTCGACCAAGGATTCGCTGCGTCAGGCCGGCATCTACGGCACGCTTCCGGTTTATTCGGGCGGCTAA
- a CDS encoding S49 family peptidase yields the protein MKYAHLSARLFNTPLLLLPEYGNVLHAALADRLGVEPIVTQDVVDSYRRPTRSMVVDKREGIAVLPIVGGMVHRSAGISESESGTGTTGYTALHNELTRMVRADNSVRGILLDLDTPGGEAAGMHELGAVVAELGKEKPIWAIANATAASAGYWLMSSASRLYAAPGSRVGSIGVYVAHVDVSKQMEKRGVVTTFVFAGAKKVQGNPFEALPDTVRTEMQASVNSLWNEFADHVAERRGLTREAVQGFEAGVFGPQQARDLGLVDGVATLGQAMSDFAAHLNRPIYSGLSIGDAMSADRLNHSDAELASARAEARVEGAKEARTAVTAEVTKALTTEFGAALATLFPESPRASIFVEALNDGASVALATKMAAKIEDPKPVAAAPAPQHKTATQESIDRMLAANTPAVGPDDSSGDKPALDPKAARVAELTAMAKSHNRARGYIA from the coding sequence ATGAAATACGCGCATCTTTCTGCGCGTTTGTTCAACACACCGCTTTTGCTTCTGCCTGAATACGGCAATGTGCTTCATGCGGCGCTTGCAGACCGGCTCGGCGTCGAGCCGATTGTTACGCAAGACGTTGTTGACAGCTATCGTCGGCCAACGCGGTCGATGGTGGTGGATAAACGCGAAGGCATCGCGGTGCTGCCGATTGTCGGCGGCATGGTGCATCGTAGCGCTGGCATTTCGGAATCCGAAAGCGGCACGGGCACTACGGGATATACGGCCCTTCACAACGAATTGACGCGGATGGTTCGCGCCGACAATTCGGTGCGCGGCATTCTGCTCGATCTCGACACGCCCGGCGGTGAAGCCGCGGGTATGCACGAGCTAGGAGCGGTTGTCGCAGAGCTTGGTAAAGAGAAGCCGATTTGGGCTATTGCCAATGCTACGGCTGCGTCAGCCGGATATTGGCTGATGTCGTCGGCGTCTCGGCTTTACGCCGCGCCGGGTTCGCGGGTCGGTTCGATCGGCGTCTATGTCGCGCACGTGGATGTCTCCAAACAAATGGAGAAGCGTGGCGTCGTCACAACGTTTGTGTTTGCTGGCGCGAAGAAGGTTCAAGGCAATCCGTTTGAAGCTTTGCCGGACACGGTTCGCACTGAGATGCAGGCGTCGGTCAATAGTTTGTGGAATGAATTTGCGGATCACGTCGCGGAGCGGCGCGGTCTGACACGAGAAGCGGTTCAAGGTTTTGAAGCGGGCGTCTTTGGCCCGCAGCAAGCACGTGACCTTGGGCTCGTCGACGGCGTTGCGACATTAGGGCAAGCAATGTCCGATTTCGCCGCCCATCTTAACCGCCCGATTTACTCAGGGCTTTCAATTGGAGACGCAATGTCTGCGGATCGTTTGAATCATAGCGACGCTGAACTTGCCTCTGCTCGCGCGGAAGCCCGCGTCGAAGGGGCAAAAGAGGCGCGCACCGCCGTTACAGCGGAAGTTACCAAGGCGCTTACCACCGAGTTCGGCGCGGCTCTCGCGACGCTGTTCCCTGAGTCACCCCGCGCTTCGATTTTTGTTGAGGCGTTGAACGACGGCGCCTCTGTCGCGCTCGCTACGAAGATGGCGGCGAAGATCGAGGACCCGAAGCCTGTCGCCGCCGCCCCGGCGCCGCAGCATAAGACCGCGACGCAGGAAAGCATTGACCGAATGCTCGCCGCAAACACCCCCGCGGTGGGGCCGGATGATTCTTCCGGCGACAAGCCGGCGCTCGATCCGAAGGCTGCGCGCGTCGCCGAGCTTACGGCGATGGCGAAGTCTCACAACCGTGCGCGCGGTTACATCGCGTAA
- a CDS encoding phage portal protein: MVAITSPPNTDNPSQDPRLVFGAAGSLAPNRGWGVTPSLQTSDVQVYRNKDRAAADARDAARANPYGRSALRVNVDAVVGKKLNLFLDPIADVLGVSQDESEAWAERVELLWNAAAESPRAHFDAQRKQTFTGLMRTAYQDFYSGGECLGVFKWKPSSNGQRTCLLQIQSERLSDPNGRQDHTGKVRMGVERDDDGAPTAYHIRERHQSDEFVFGPSGLASWNKVSRLNKWGRWNIIHFFEHDRCDMTRGLSSFTTALQPMRLLNDYLLTELETAALRATYAAVIESELDYERAMEVIGEERRTALQQNPILDFTLRMMADKASFYQGQDVKFGRSKVAHLLPNEKLHMVQGNLGNSVIKDYSDINTNILASALGVAKESLTKDYSQTNYSGARAAIYDVWRSYEVQREGFITLYAWPVFVNWLEEMVALRGIIPMLGPHDFYDVVDALAFGTFETWMKPRLDPVKETEADLMVYAKGGSTLRELMRTEGGRDVQRTLRQRAKEKADMERLGLKPEDLDWSLRGDALKAEAAKQAKQYPSDSSNKQ; the protein is encoded by the coding sequence ATGGTCGCGATCACCTCGCCACCGAACACCGATAATCCGAGCCAAGACCCGAGGCTCGTGTTCGGCGCCGCCGGATCGCTCGCGCCGAACCGGGGATGGGGCGTCACGCCTTCCCTACAAACATCCGACGTTCAGGTTTATCGCAACAAGGATCGCGCGGCCGCGGATGCCCGCGACGCCGCGCGCGCGAACCCTTACGGCCGTTCGGCTCTGCGGGTGAACGTCGACGCCGTGGTCGGCAAGAAGCTCAATTTGTTTCTTGATCCCATCGCGGATGTTCTTGGCGTGTCGCAGGACGAGTCCGAAGCATGGGCTGAGCGCGTTGAACTTCTTTGGAATGCGGCGGCCGAAAGCCCACGTGCGCACTTCGACGCACAGCGCAAGCAAACGTTCACAGGTTTGATGCGGACGGCCTACCAGGATTTCTATTCTGGCGGCGAGTGCTTAGGCGTCTTCAAATGGAAGCCTTCGTCGAATGGGCAGCGCACATGCCTGCTTCAAATTCAGTCGGAACGGTTGTCGGACCCGAACGGTCGGCAAGATCATACTGGCAAAGTAAGGATGGGTGTTGAGCGCGACGATGACGGTGCTCCGACCGCCTACCACATCCGTGAACGTCATCAGAGCGACGAGTTTGTGTTCGGGCCAAGCGGACTTGCGTCATGGAACAAGGTTTCGCGGTTAAACAAATGGGGCCGTTGGAATATCATCCACTTTTTCGAGCATGATAGATGCGACATGACGCGCGGGCTGTCGTCTTTCACGACGGCTTTGCAGCCCATGCGTCTGTTGAACGACTATCTGTTGACTGAATTGGAGACGGCTGCATTACGCGCCACCTATGCCGCTGTGATCGAGTCAGAACTCGACTACGAACGCGCAATGGAGGTTATTGGCGAAGAACGTCGCACTGCGCTCCAGCAGAACCCCATTCTCGATTTCACTTTGCGAATGATGGCCGATAAGGCGTCGTTCTACCAAGGGCAAGACGTAAAGTTCGGCAGGTCGAAGGTTGCGCATCTGCTGCCGAACGAGAAGCTTCACATGGTCCAAGGCAACTTGGGCAACAGCGTCATTAAAGACTATTCCGACATCAATACGAACATCCTTGCGTCTGCGCTTGGAGTCGCGAAGGAGTCCCTCACAAAGGACTACTCGCAGACGAACTACTCTGGCGCCCGCGCAGCAATTTACGACGTGTGGCGCAGCTATGAGGTGCAGCGTGAAGGGTTCATCACCCTTTATGCATGGCCTGTGTTCGTGAATTGGTTGGAGGAAATGGTGGCGCTGCGCGGCATCATTCCAATGTTAGGTCCGCACGACTTTTACGATGTTGTCGATGCTTTGGCGTTTGGCACGTTCGAAACATGGATGAAGCCGCGGCTCGATCCTGTGAAGGAGACCGAAGCCGATCTTATGGTTTACGCGAAGGGCGGCAGCACTTTGCGCGAACTCATGCGCACCGAAGGTGGACGTGACGTGCAGCGCACCTTGCGTCAGCGCGCCAAAGAGAAGGCGGACATGGAGCGTCTTGGATTGAAGCCTGAAGACTTGGATTGGTCCTTGCGCGGCGACGCGCTGAAGGCCGAAGCCGCGAAGCAGGCGAAGCAGTATCCGAGCGACTCGTCCAACAAGCAATAA
- a CDS encoding phage terminase large subunit family protein — translation MSSSTWREARNRHPVYAGLAHGFKPRKRQTLSQWACENLVLPAERASLPGPYRPGDAVYQRAIMDAITDPDISDVVMVTSAQVGKTTVLVAALGYFADAEPSPQLMVHPTQINADEYLEEALEPTIAASPALAAVFTGLSYPGGYVALVGANNPRQLAARPIRVVVGDEVDRWPLSAGDEGTPAALAEKRTITYHNRKHVYASTPRHTKTSQIVAMFMRSRQHYYHVVCPDCGHKQVLQWKNVAYTKGREAEATYHCESCGVGWDEMRKRALVRDAEQMGGGWLTAKKAPFKCFETNTPAQPNKIGFYLNELYSPWSSMAKMAVAWTEAEGNPADEQVFYNTRLGLPWDGNFSDVADVEGLKNRRETYSPRICPKDAGLVTGSVDVQDDRIEILTTAWGLEDEQWVLEHIIVNQDPSIPATWDHVAEVLARRYRHETGLKELGVEVVAVDSGGHFTQEAYKFAARGQKRGLRWHAIKGVSGEGKPIWRISENMQRKGVPLVLVGVDDAKTTIYKRYALQKKGPGYIHLHEGLSDKLLEQMTVEHVEIEYSDHGFPKRVWDKKPGARNEGLDMMVYNLAARSSMKIDMAVRLTALNQREQERLDPAKVGAMFAA, via the coding sequence ATGAGTTCGTCGACTTGGCGCGAAGCGCGCAACCGGCATCCGGTTTACGCAGGTCTGGCGCACGGCTTTAAGCCCCGCAAGCGGCAAACGCTGAGCCAATGGGCTTGTGAAAATCTTGTGCTCCCGGCGGAGCGCGCATCCTTGCCGGGACCCTACAGGCCCGGCGACGCGGTTTATCAACGCGCGATTATGGACGCGATCACCGATCCCGACATCAGCGATGTTGTGATGGTGACGAGCGCTCAGGTCGGAAAAACGACAGTGCTCGTCGCCGCGCTCGGATATTTTGCAGACGCGGAACCATCCCCGCAGTTGATGGTTCACCCGACACAGATCAACGCTGACGAGTATCTTGAAGAAGCGTTGGAGCCTACGATCGCCGCGAGCCCCGCGCTCGCCGCCGTTTTTACAGGGCTCTCATATCCGGGCGGATATGTCGCGCTTGTCGGCGCCAACAATCCACGACAGCTTGCGGCGCGCCCCATTCGCGTCGTGGTGGGTGACGAGGTTGACCGTTGGCCGCTGTCGGCGGGCGACGAAGGAACGCCGGCGGCTCTCGCCGAAAAGCGAACTATCACCTATCACAACCGCAAACACGTCTATGCCTCGACGCCGCGGCACACGAAGACATCGCAGATTGTTGCGATGTTCATGCGGTCCCGGCAGCACTACTACCACGTCGTTTGCCCCGACTGCGGACACAAGCAAGTTCTGCAATGGAAGAACGTCGCTTACACGAAAGGCCGCGAAGCCGAAGCGACATATCATTGTGAGAGTTGCGGCGTCGGTTGGGATGAAATGCGCAAGCGCGCTCTCGTTCGTGACGCGGAGCAGATGGGCGGCGGATGGCTGACTGCGAAGAAGGCCCCGTTCAAATGCTTTGAGACGAACACGCCTGCGCAGCCTAACAAGATCGGCTTTTATCTGAATGAGCTTTATTCGCCGTGGTCCTCTATGGCGAAGATGGCCGTCGCTTGGACTGAAGCGGAAGGCAACCCTGCTGATGAACAGGTTTTTTATAACACTCGTCTTGGCCTACCTTGGGACGGCAACTTTTCTGACGTTGCCGACGTGGAGGGGCTTAAAAATCGGCGAGAGACCTATTCGCCACGCATATGTCCGAAGGATGCCGGTCTGGTCACTGGCTCCGTCGACGTTCAGGACGACCGCATTGAAATACTCACGACCGCGTGGGGTTTAGAAGACGAGCAATGGGTTCTCGAACACATTATCGTCAATCAGGACCCGAGCATACCGGCAACGTGGGATCATGTCGCTGAAGTGTTGGCGCGCCGATATCGTCATGAGACGGGCTTGAAGGAGCTTGGCGTTGAGGTTGTTGCTGTCGACTCCGGCGGTCACTTCACACAGGAAGCGTATAAGTTCGCGGCACGTGGGCAGAAGCGTGGGCTACGTTGGCACGCGATCAAAGGCGTGTCGGGCGAAGGCAAGCCGATCTGGCGCATCTCTGAGAACATGCAACGCAAAGGCGTGCCTTTGGTGCTGGTCGGCGTCGACGACGCGAAGACGACGATCTACAAACGCTACGCGCTTCAGAAGAAGGGACCGGGCTACATTCATCTACACGAGGGTTTGAGTGACAAACTTCTCGAACAGATGACGGTTGAGCATGTCGAGATCGAATATAGCGATCACGGCTTTCCGAAGCGTGTTTGGGACAAGAAACCGGGTGCGCGCAACGAAGGCCTCGACATGATGGTCTATAATCTGGCCGCGCGATCGAGCATGAAGATCGATATGGCCGTGCGCTTGACGGCGCTCAATCAACGCGAGCAGGAACGTCTTGATCCGGCGAAAGTCGGCGCGATGTTCGCTGCGTGA
- a CDS encoding major capsid protein: MEPTISRYETWELDALITNIERPNPWMLRTFFGREKLFTSRTVEFDVVDHNERRLAPFVSPHVSGTPTRRDGYHTKSLSPAYIKPFDTVQPSESYDRMPGEPYGGQLTPKQRFDRLVTGTLDRHIMMIDNTLEWMAAQALVYGAITIKGEAYPAVRVDFQRDASLNIDILGAAQWTKPTSNPLQNIEDASILTRRISKGSVIDTLLMDGATWQLLKQHATVQDLLDDRFRRHLPGQTLTAIDMAPRNNIYEAQWVGTIGGRFNVWVYDAFYQDDNGNDLPFIPPYTVLGIASGQLEGTQYFGGIFDIGANLEARKTFSKSWITENPSGLNVLTQSAPLVAPKRPNAMFKLRVA; encoded by the coding sequence ATGGAACCGACTATCTCGCGTTATGAGACGTGGGAATTGGATGCGCTGATCACGAATATCGAGCGCCCCAATCCTTGGATGCTGCGCACCTTCTTCGGCCGGGAGAAGCTGTTTACGTCGCGCACGGTGGAGTTCGATGTCGTCGATCACAACGAGCGTCGGCTGGCGCCGTTTGTCAGCCCGCACGTTTCGGGCACGCCGACCCGGCGCGACGGCTACCACACGAAATCCTTGTCGCCAGCCTACATCAAGCCGTTCGACACCGTGCAGCCGTCCGAGAGCTACGATCGTATGCCCGGCGAGCCTTATGGCGGCCAGCTTACGCCGAAGCAGCGTTTCGATCGGCTCGTCACGGGCACGCTCGATCGTCACATCATGATGATCGACAACACCCTGGAATGGATGGCCGCGCAGGCGCTCGTCTATGGCGCTATCACCATCAAGGGTGAGGCCTATCCGGCGGTGCGCGTTGACTTTCAGCGTGACGCGTCGCTGAACATCGATATTCTCGGCGCCGCGCAGTGGACGAAGCCCACTTCGAACCCGCTTCAGAATATCGAAGACGCGTCGATCCTGACGCGTCGCATTTCGAAGGGCTCGGTGATCGACACGTTGCTCATGGATGGCGCGACGTGGCAACTGCTGAAGCAGCACGCGACGGTGCAGGATTTGCTCGACGATCGTTTTCGTCGGCACTTGCCCGGTCAAACGCTGACGGCGATCGACATGGCGCCGCGGAACAACATCTACGAGGCGCAGTGGGTCGGCACGATCGGCGGGCGCTTCAACGTGTGGGTCTACGACGCGTTCTATCAGGACGACAACGGCAACGATTTGCCATTCATTCCGCCCTACACCGTTCTCGGCATTGCGAGCGGCCAGTTGGAGGGGACGCAGTATTTCGGCGGCATCTTCGACATTGGGGCCAACTTGGAGGCGCGCAAGACGTTTTCGAAAAGTTGGATCACCGAGAATCCGAGCGGCTTGAACGTCCTCACGCAATCCGCTCCGCTGGTCGCACCTAAGCGTCCGAACGCAATGTTCAAGCTGCGCGTGGCGTAA
- a CDS encoding phage tail tube protein, with product MASVTDCCSASGGRASIAINGVNVSPRSVSVTPTNFEREVKSNQDGTIYTINKPMPAEAEMTLSDSCGLDILGLMGCPVDVTIDLWDVRRKYLFTRGVIVGRPKLNTETGEISGLKITANRVIITTY from the coding sequence ATGGCATCTGTCACCGATTGCTGCTCGGCTTCTGGCGGTCGCGCGTCGATTGCAATCAACGGCGTCAATGTGTCGCCGCGTTCTGTCAGCGTGACTCCGACCAATTTCGAGCGTGAGGTGAAGTCCAACCAGGACGGCACCATCTACACCATCAACAAGCCGATGCCGGCCGAAGCGGAGATGACCCTTTCCGATAGCTGCGGCCTCGACATCCTCGGCCTCATGGGCTGCCCGGTCGACGTTACGATCGACCTGTGGGACGTGCGCCGGAAGTATTTGTTTACGCGCGGCGTGATTGTCGGGCGTCCGAAACTCAACACCGAAACCGGCGAGATTAGCGGCCTGAAGATCACCGCTAATCGCGTCATCATCACCACATACTAA
- a CDS encoding phage tail sheath C-terminal domain-containing protein: MAVSFNQIPDNLRVPFAWFEFNPSRAPYQTISRLLLIGQKTSAGSAVADVPIIVAGGEDGLFGVGSQLAAMYDIARANAPFQEIWCLPLADAAGGAAATGSFAFPAYAPLARSGSLILYVGGKRIAVPVNTLMTNYQMATALRDAINACPKIQVSAVAVAGVKGAVTVSYTLNAPGSNQTLPVTVNGILYSVPILAADTSAQIAAKVAAAIDSRCGFTAAANVADVTFTAISAGVWANTRQVSTWSAALNTLTNHNVANGTNDVVNITAINKGTLGNGIRIETRMLRDDSELSDQILSITQMSGGSGDPLITSAVTGLGDDLWDFVVMPYAQAAYLDQIEAWLSARWAPIQQTYGLNFTAMVGKTFGEVQAFFSSRNSQFTFPVAMYNSPQPAELLAAAWGAQAAAHLQAPPELSRRLGTLQLIGIRPPKNFNDVWTTVQRQSFYYAGLGSYFVTREGTVHIDRMLSTYQRDVNGNPDQSFMRVNTLAQAMYGIRFMKAYIEQTFPRCALVNDNPDRLQNFVTASDIHDAIVHAYRQLESLGVFENSELFARLLIVERSEQDPDRVNAYIPVDHVNQFEIFAGNVTSHLQFSQ, encoded by the coding sequence ATGGCTGTTTCATTCAATCAGATTCCCGACAACCTGCGCGTTCCGTTTGCGTGGTTCGAGTTCAATCCGTCGCGCGCGCCGTATCAGACGATCAGCCGACTTTTGCTGATCGGCCAGAAGACTTCAGCAGGCTCGGCGGTCGCTGACGTTCCGATCATTGTTGCGGGCGGCGAGGATGGCCTGTTTGGCGTCGGCTCGCAACTGGCGGCGATGTATGACATTGCGCGCGCCAATGCGCCGTTCCAAGAAATCTGGTGCCTTCCGCTCGCGGACGCGGCCGGCGGCGCCGCGGCGACGGGCTCTTTTGCGTTTCCGGCCTATGCACCGCTGGCGCGCTCGGGCTCGCTGATCCTCTATGTCGGCGGCAAACGCATCGCGGTGCCCGTCAACACCCTGATGACCAACTACCAGATGGCGACGGCGTTGCGCGACGCTATCAACGCGTGCCCCAAGATTCAGGTGTCCGCTGTGGCGGTGGCAGGCGTTAAGGGCGCTGTCACCGTCTCCTACACGTTGAATGCGCCGGGCTCCAATCAGACGCTTCCCGTCACCGTCAATGGCATTCTCTACTCGGTGCCGATCCTGGCGGCGGACACGTCGGCGCAGATCGCGGCCAAGGTCGCAGCGGCGATTGACTCACGTTGCGGCTTTACCGCCGCCGCGAACGTCGCGGATGTCACCTTCACTGCTATCAGCGCGGGCGTGTGGGCCAACACGCGGCAAGTCTCCACATGGTCGGCGGCGTTGAACACGCTCACCAATCACAACGTCGCCAACGGCACAAACGATGTCGTCAATATCACGGCGATCAACAAGGGCACGCTCGGCAACGGCATTCGAATCGAAACCCGCATGTTGCGCGACGACAGCGAGTTGTCCGACCAGATTCTCTCGATCACGCAGATGTCCGGCGGCTCCGGCGATCCGTTGATCACGAGCGCCGTTACCGGGCTCGGCGATGATCTGTGGGATTTCGTCGTCATGCCTTACGCGCAGGCGGCGTATCTCGATCAGATCGAGGCGTGGCTGTCCGCGCGATGGGCGCCGATCCAGCAGACTTATGGGCTCAACTTTACGGCTATGGTCGGCAAGACTTTCGGCGAGGTGCAAGCGTTCTTCTCATCGCGGAACAGTCAGTTCACGTTCCCGGTCGCGATGTATAACAGTCCGCAGCCGGCCGAATTGCTCGCGGCGGCATGGGGCGCGCAGGCCGCGGCCCATCTTCAGGCCCCGCCCGAATTGTCGCGTCGACTTGGCACGTTGCAGCTTATCGGCATTCGGCCGCCGAAGAACTTCAACGATGTTTGGACGACTGTTCAGCGTCAGAGCTTCTACTATGCCGGGTTGGGCAGCTATTTCGTCACTCGCGAAGGCACCGTTCACATCGATCGTATGCTCTCGACGTATCAGCGTGACGTGAACGGCAACCCCGATCAAAGCTTCATGCGCGTCAACACCCTGGCGCAGGCGATGTATGGCATCCGCTTCATGAAAGCGTATATCGAGCAGACGTTCCCTCGGTGTGCGCTTGTCAATGACAACCCTGATCGGTTGCAGAATTTCGTGACTGCTTCGGACATTCACGACGCTATCGTCCATGCATACCGTCAGTTGGAGAGCTTGGGCGTTTTCGAGAACTCCGAACTGTTTGCGCGGCTTCTTATCGTCGAGCGCAGTGAGCAAGACCCGGATCGCGTGAACGCCTACATCCCAGTCGATCACGTCAATCAGTTCGAGATTTTCGCCGGCAACGTCACCAGCCACCTTCAGTTCTCGCAGTAA
- a CDS encoding MerR family transcriptional regulator yields the protein MSNEKPPLPPVYTAADLAAHFKVDPDTISMWAKKGLLPKPLNLPGRRRWSGPAIEAFLRGESFA from the coding sequence ATGAGCAATGAGAAGCCGCCGCTGCCGCCGGTCTACACCGCGGCCGATCTCGCCGCGCACTTCAAGGTCGACCCAGACACCATCAGCATGTGGGCCAAAAAGGGTCTGCTGCCAAAGCCGCTGAATTTGCCTGGGCGGCGTCGCTGGTCAGGCCCGGCGATCGAGGCATTCTTGCGCGGAGAATCCTTCGCCTGA
- a CDS encoding helix-turn-helix transcriptional regulator has product MTKPSDEQPAFDPLLTTPMVAAELNVSLPTIWRWRKAGKFPDPVNLPGNPRWRRSTIEKLKGVPHEQ; this is encoded by the coding sequence ATGACGAAACCTTCCGACGAACAGCCTGCATTCGATCCCCTGCTAACCACGCCTATGGTGGCTGCGGAACTCAATGTCTCCTTGCCGACGATATGGCGCTGGCGCAAGGCAGGCAAATTCCCCGATCCGGTCAATCTGCCGGGCAACCCGCGCTGGCGTCGCTCGACGATAGAGAAGCTGAAAGGAGTGCCCCATGAGCAATGA